From Phenylobacterium immobile (ATCC 35973), a single genomic window includes:
- the addA gene encoding double-strand break repair helicase AddA yields MSVDLFPPAAANADLEANPQRRAADPQLSAFVTANAGSGKTKTLIDRVARLLLAGAEPEAILCVTYTKAAASEMQRRLYGVLGGWSVASDASLAEQLASLDDRAYAPAELSRARGLFAKALETPGGLKIQTIHAFCEKLLRRFPLEAEVSPGFRVMDDTDASAIAAAARGLLARHALIHEDATAAAYARFAVKLDFQRFEAMFAEFEARRGDLDRFFEREGGLVGAIDWVQRTVGLSPGETAEMVASATMARLDRAQWRACAEVLNAGSATDQKYAGRMRAVAIAPEDRFDEALGIFFTAGGQGTPATWLNTAAVVKRNTAVQTYLLLEQARLYEAREQMRAAVIAEETADALRLAAAYLAAYHEEKRGAGGLDFADLIKRTCKLLSSRPAAAWVLFKLDGGIDHILVDEAQDTAPDQWRIVNALTEEFFAGAGVRADRRLARNLFVVGDVKQSIYSFQGARPELLRRNFEFHRDRATGAGLRFEQIDLLTSYRSTPEVLTFVDAVFAPAGLSAFIQREPVRHLPQRLEHPGCVDVWDLEVEAPNLKRDAWTAPLDEAQEGSATRRLAKRIAREIAALIRRGDRVFDKDDKVWRPARPGDVLILVRRRKALFEEILRALKHEGVPVAGADRLALSAHIVFDDLMAAARFALAPRDELNLAALLKSPFCNLDDEALYALAHGRGAENLWSRLERLADSRDDWRAAHALLADLLVWASGPPFEFYARLLQASGADGRSMRQRLLNRLGSEAEDAIQEFLNQTLAAESRGARDLESLAAGLSGLDILVKREMEGAGDAVRVMTAHGAKGLEAPIVFLPETTIARGAQGSRLLPVEIDDDNLGFLWSNAAAFDCEATKAAREARAAREEAETFRLLYVALTRARDRLVLCGRINAKAKAENIKGWWGAIRDALNHAGIEPRLRQVSGEAGAFARFGDDPLPMAAAPTRPARTDQAPAWTRTTADAESRGRFASPSVLDESLTARAASPLATAGGIGRFRRGDLIHRLLQLLPDLPADARPAAAARLLAVEADLTEDQRMEMAQAALAVLSDPQFAEVFGPGSRAEVALAGGAAALPEGLTIAGRVDRLVVLPDRVLVADFKTNRPSPPRIEAADPTYLRQMAIYAAVLAEIFPDRRVEAAIVWTDGPKLMTVPENLLAETLAALRRAS; encoded by the coding sequence ATGAGCGTCGACCTGTTCCCGCCCGCCGCCGCTAATGCGGACCTCGAGGCCAATCCGCAACGTCGCGCGGCCGACCCCCAGCTGTCGGCCTTCGTCACCGCCAACGCCGGCTCCGGCAAGACCAAGACCCTGATCGACCGGGTCGCCCGCCTGCTGCTCGCCGGCGCCGAACCCGAGGCGATCCTCTGCGTCACCTACACCAAGGCCGCGGCCTCGGAGATGCAGCGCCGGCTGTACGGCGTCCTGGGCGGATGGTCGGTGGCGAGCGACGCGTCCCTGGCCGAGCAGCTCGCCAGCCTCGACGACCGCGCCTACGCCCCGGCCGAACTGTCTCGGGCGCGCGGCCTCTTCGCCAAGGCGCTCGAGACCCCAGGGGGCCTGAAGATCCAGACCATCCACGCCTTCTGCGAAAAGCTCCTCCGGCGCTTTCCGCTGGAGGCGGAGGTGTCGCCCGGCTTTCGCGTCATGGACGACACCGACGCCTCGGCGATCGCCGCCGCAGCTCGCGGCCTCCTGGCCCGTCACGCCTTGATCCACGAAGACGCGACGGCCGCCGCCTACGCCCGCTTCGCCGTGAAGCTCGACTTCCAGCGCTTCGAGGCGATGTTCGCCGAGTTCGAGGCCCGCCGCGGCGACCTCGATCGCTTCTTCGAGCGCGAAGGCGGCCTTGTCGGCGCGATCGACTGGGTCCAGCGCACCGTCGGCCTCAGCCCTGGAGAAACCGCCGAAATGGTCGCCTCCGCGACCATGGCCAGGCTCGACCGCGCCCAATGGCGGGCCTGCGCAGAGGTCCTCAACGCCGGGAGCGCGACCGATCAAAAGTACGCCGGCCGCATGCGCGCCGTCGCCATCGCGCCGGAGGACCGCTTTGACGAAGCCCTGGGGATCTTCTTCACGGCGGGTGGCCAGGGCACGCCGGCGACCTGGCTGAACACCGCCGCCGTGGTGAAACGCAATACGGCGGTGCAGACCTATCTCTTGCTGGAACAGGCGCGCCTCTACGAAGCCCGCGAGCAGATGCGGGCGGCGGTGATCGCCGAGGAGACCGCCGACGCCCTGCGGTTGGCGGCGGCCTATCTGGCGGCCTACCATGAGGAGAAGCGCGGCGCCGGCGGCCTGGATTTCGCCGACCTGATCAAGCGTACTTGCAAACTGCTGAGCAGTCGACCGGCCGCGGCCTGGGTGCTGTTCAAGCTGGACGGGGGCATCGACCACATCCTGGTCGATGAGGCGCAAGACACCGCCCCCGACCAGTGGCGGATCGTCAATGCGCTGACAGAGGAGTTCTTCGCAGGCGCCGGCGTGCGCGCCGACCGCCGCCTGGCGCGCAACCTGTTCGTCGTGGGCGACGTCAAGCAGTCGATCTATTCCTTCCAAGGCGCGCGCCCTGAGCTTCTGCGCCGCAACTTCGAGTTCCACCGCGACCGCGCGACCGGCGCAGGCCTGCGCTTCGAGCAGATCGATCTCCTGACCTCCTACCGTTCGACGCCGGAGGTTCTGACCTTCGTCGACGCGGTTTTCGCGCCGGCCGGTCTGTCGGCCTTCATCCAGCGCGAGCCGGTCCGGCACCTGCCCCAGCGCCTGGAGCACCCCGGCTGCGTCGACGTGTGGGACCTGGAGGTCGAGGCGCCGAACCTCAAGCGCGACGCCTGGACCGCGCCCCTTGACGAGGCGCAGGAAGGCTCGGCCACGCGCCGGCTGGCGAAACGCATCGCCCGAGAGATCGCCGCCCTTATCCGTCGTGGTGACCGCGTGTTCGACAAGGACGACAAGGTCTGGCGACCCGCTCGTCCCGGCGACGTCCTGATCCTGGTGCGGCGTCGCAAGGCTCTGTTCGAAGAGATCCTCCGGGCCCTCAAGCATGAGGGCGTTCCCGTGGCCGGCGCCGACCGCCTGGCGCTCTCGGCCCATATCGTCTTCGACGACCTGATGGCCGCCGCACGCTTTGCGCTCGCGCCCCGAGACGAGCTCAACCTCGCCGCCCTGTTGAAGTCGCCGTTCTGCAATCTCGACGATGAAGCGCTTTACGCCCTGGCCCACGGGCGCGGCGCGGAGAACCTCTGGTCGCGCCTGGAGCGCCTGGCGGACAGCCGTGACGATTGGCGCGCAGCGCACGCCCTGCTGGCGGACCTCCTGGTCTGGGCCAGCGGCCCACCCTTCGAATTTTACGCCCGCCTGCTGCAAGCGAGCGGCGCCGACGGCCGCTCCATGCGCCAGCGTCTGCTGAACCGCCTGGGCTCTGAGGCCGAAGACGCCATCCAGGAGTTTCTGAACCAGACCTTGGCCGCGGAATCGCGCGGCGCGCGCGACCTGGAGAGCCTGGCCGCCGGCCTCTCAGGCCTCGACATCCTGGTGAAGCGCGAGATGGAGGGCGCGGGCGACGCGGTCCGGGTCATGACCGCCCACGGCGCCAAGGGTTTGGAGGCGCCCATCGTCTTCCTGCCTGAGACGACCATCGCCCGCGGCGCCCAGGGCTCGCGCCTTCTGCCCGTGGAGATTGACGACGACAACCTGGGCTTCCTGTGGAGCAATGCGGCGGCGTTCGATTGCGAAGCGACCAAAGCCGCCCGGGAGGCGCGGGCCGCGCGCGAAGAGGCCGAGACCTTCCGCCTGCTCTACGTCGCCCTGACCCGCGCCCGCGATCGGCTGGTGCTCTGCGGGCGGATCAACGCCAAGGCCAAGGCGGAGAACATTAAAGGTTGGTGGGGCGCCATCCGCGACGCGCTCAACCACGCCGGGATCGAGCCGCGCCTGCGCCAGGTCAGCGGCGAGGCCGGCGCCTTCGCCCGGTTCGGTGACGATCCTCTGCCCATGGCGGCGGCGCCGACCAGACCGGCGCGAACCGACCAGGCGCCCGCATGGACGCGCACCACCGCAGACGCCGAGAGCCGTGGCCGCTTCGCTTCGCCCTCGGTGTTGGACGAGAGCCTGACCGCACGCGCCGCCTCACCTCTGGCGACGGCTGGCGGCATCGGCCGCTTCCGGCGCGGCGACCTGATCCATCGACTCTTGCAGCTGCTCCCGGACCTGCCAGCAGACGCGCGCCCGGCCGCCGCGGCGCGCCTGCTGGCGGTTGAGGCTGATCTGACGGAGGACCAGCGCATGGAGATGGCGCAGGCCGCCCTAGCAGTCTTGTCCGATCCGCAGTTCGCCGAAGTGTTTGGGCCCGGCAGCCGCGCTGAGGTCGCCCTGGCCGGCGGCGCGGCGGCCTTGCCCGAGGGCCTGACCATCGCTGGCCGCGTCGATCGCCTTGTCGTCCTGCCTGACCGCGTCCTCGTCGCCGATTTCAAGACGAACCGGCCCTCGCCGCCGCGCATCGAGGCGGCCGACCCGACCTATCTGCGGCAGATGGCGATCTACGCCGCGGTCCTGGCGGAGATCTTTCCCGATCGACGGGTGGAAGCCGCCATCGTCTGGACCGATGGTCCGAAGCTGATGACGGTCCCAGAAAACTTGCTGGCCGAGACCCTGGCCGCGCTGCGCCGAGCCAGTTGA